The following nucleotide sequence is from Ensifer adhaerens.
GTCATTCGCTCGAAGCCCGGCGCCGGCTTCTTCGTGGCGGCGCCGCTGGCGCCTCTGTCTTTGGCCGAGATCGGTCCGCGGCTCGACCGGGCCGTCGATCCGCTGTGGGTGTCGCGCCAGGCGCTGGAAACGGGCGATAGCGTGCTGAAGCCCGGCTGCGGCTGGCTGCCGCCGAGCTGGATGCCGGAAACTGCAATCCGCCGTGCTCTTAAATCGGCATCCAAGCTGGAGGCGAGCGGGCTGACGGACTACGGAACGCCGCTTGGCCATCGGCCCTTACGCCAGCTTCTGGCGCGGCGTCTCGGCGAGCACGGTGTCGAGGCATCGCCCGACCAGATCATCCTGACGGAATCCGGGACGCAGGCGATCGATCTGCTCTGCCGCTTCCTGATTGAGCCAGGCGATACGGTCGTGGTCGACGACCCCTGCTATTTCAATTTCCATGCTCTGCTGCGCGCCCATCGGGCAGAGGTCGTAAGCGTGCCCTATACGCCTTCGGGGCCCGATCTCGAGAAATTCGCTGAGGTTCTCGCAACCCACCGGCCGCGGCTCTACATCACCAATTCCGGGCTTCACAATCCGACAAGCGCCACGCTCTCGCCGGTCGTTGCCCATCGTCTGCTGAAGCTCGCCGAACAGGCCGGGCTGACGATCGTCGAGGACGATATCTTCGCCGATTTCGAGCATACGCCGGCGCCGCGGCTTGCCGCCTTCGACGGGCTCGAGCGTGTCGTGCAGATCGGCAGCTTCTCCAAGACTCTCTCGGCCTCCATCCGCTGCGGCTTCATCGCCGCGCCGCGGGGGTGGATCGAGGGGCTGGTCGACCTGAAGATCGCCACCACGTTCGGCGGGCCGAGCCTTGCGGCGGAGCTGGTTTTTGCGATGCTCAAGGACGGCAGCTACCGCAAGCACATGGAGGCGCTGCGCGAGCGCCTGGCACGGTCGATGAACGAGACGGCGGCGCGGCTCGGCGAGATCGGCATCACGCCATGGATCGAGCCGCAGGCCGGCATGTTTCTCTGGTGCCGTTTGCCCGATGGCATCGACGCGGCCGAGGTGGCGCAGAAATCGCTGCAGCAGGAAATCGTGCTGGCGCCCGGCAACGTCTTCTCTCACGCCGGAACCGCCAACGGCTTCATGCGCTTCAATGTTTCCCAGTGCGAGGACGCGCGGCTGTTCAAGGTCCTGCCCGCGATCATGCGCCAATGCGTCGTCGGGCGCTGAAGTTGACCTGTCCGGTTCATTGCGCCACTGCACGTTTTGCAGGCAATCGCCGGCATCTACTGACGCTGGATCTTTGATCGCAGACTTGCCGCCCTGCTTTGCCGCGGAGTCGGGCAGGTTTTGCCTATTTTTTGTGCGAATCGCTGCTTCCTTGCGCTGTGCCATCGGTTCGGCCGCGCTCGCACCTGCCTCTAGTGACCCTTTTTTCTGGATTCTCGACGCTCAATCCGAGTTGGCACGATTAATGCTTCTCAACGCTCATCGGTCGTCGGGCAGCCAGTCTGGATTGCCCAACCGCTTCGGAACCAAGCCATTCCTGGCGTCATGTGAGAGAACGAAATGACAAAGTTTAAGCTCGAATACATCTGGCTCGACGGTTACAAGCCCACCCCGAACCTGCGCGGCAAGACCCTGATCAAGGAATTCGATGCTTTCCCGACGCTGGAACAGCTGCCCTTCTGGGGCTTCGACGGTTCGTCGACGATGCAGGCCGAAGGCAGCAGCTCGGACTGCGTGCTGAAGCCGGTCGCCGTCTATCCGGATCCGGAGCGCAAGAACGGCGTTCTCGTCCTTTGCGAAGTCATGATGCCGGATGCCAAGACGCCGCATCCGTCCAACACCCGCGCTACGGTTCTGGATGACGACGGCGCCTGGTTCGGTTTCGAGCAGGAATACTTCTTCTATCAGAACGGCCGCCCGCTCGGCTTCCCGGATGCCGGTTACCCCGCGCCGCAAGGCCCCTACTACTGCGGCGTCGGCTTCAGCAACGTTGGCGACGTGGCCCGCAAGATCGTCGAAGAGCATCTCGACATCTGCCTGGCTGCCGGTATCAACCATGAAGGCATCAATGCGGAAGTCGCCAAGGGCCAGTGGGAATTCCAGGTGTTCGGCAAGGGCTCGCGCAAGGCTGCCGACGAAATCTGGCTTGCCCGCTACCTGCTGCAGCGCCTGACCGAAAAGTACGGCATCGACGTCGAATACCACTGCAAGCCGCTCGGCGACACCGACTGGAACGGCTCGGGCATGCATGCCAACTTCTCGACCGCCTACATGCGCGAAGTCGGTGGCAAGGAATACTTCGAAGAGCTGATGGCTGCTTTCGCCGAAGCTCGTGCCGATCACATCGCCGTCTACGGCCCAGACAATCACATGCGCCTGACCGGCAAGCACGAAACCGCTTCGATCCACCAGTTCAGCTACGGTGTTGCTGACCGTGGTGCGTCGATCCGCGTTCCGCACAGCTTCGTCAACAACGACTACAAGGGCTATCTCGAAGATCGCCGCCCGAACTCCAAGGGCGACCCCTACCAGATCGCTTCGCAGATCCTGAAGACGATCTCCACCGTTCCGACCGACGTCGAAAAGCGCGAAGCCGCCTGATTTTATGGCCCGGCGCACGAGGGCGCCGGGCCAAAAATCGACGGGGTTGCGCTTTTCGCGACCAAACAAAAACGCCCCGCGGTAAGCGGGCGTTTTTGCTTTAGCTAGTCGGTGGGCGGCTCAGGCCGCGCGCACGAAATGATCGGGCTCGACTTCGCGGATTGTCTCTTGGGTCGCCGCCGAACGCCGGCGCGTTTCATCGGCTTCAGCGGAACTGACCTGCGCGTTCGGATCGTCGAAGCGGATGTCCGGATCCGGCACCGCCGAGAGCAGCAGCTTGGTATAGGGATGGGCCGGGTTGTCGATGACCTTGCCGGTGTTGCCCCATTCGACGATCTGGCCTGCATACATCACCGCGATATCCTCGGCGACGTAGCGGGCCGTCGCGATGTCGTGGGTGATGTAGAGCAGGCCGAGATTCATCTCGCGCTTCATTTCGCTCAAGAGATTGAGCACGCCGAGCCGCACGGAAACGTCGAGCATCGAGGTCGGCTCATCGGCGACGATGACTTCGGGCTTGGCCGCGAGCGCCCGCGCGATGTTGACGCGCTGGCGCTGGCCACCGGAAAGTTCGTGAGGGTATTTCGGCGCGACGATCTCAGGATCGAGCTTCACCTGCCGAAGCAGGGCCTTGATCTCTTCGTCGACCGCCGCACCCCTGATGTCAGCACGGTGCAGCATCAGCGGCCGCTTCAGGTGGTAGGCGATGGTGTGGGCCGGATTGAGCGAAGCGAAGGGATCCTGGAAGATCATCTGCACCGAGCGGCGATAGTCGGCGATTTCCTTGGATCCGGCCGCGTCGACGGGCTTGCCCTTATAGAGCAGCCGTCCTTCGCTCGGCTCGTATTCGCGCATGGCGATGCGGGCGCAGGTGGTCTTGCCGCTGCCGGATTCGCCAACGACGGCAAGCGCCCGGCCCGCATGCAATGAGAACGAGATAGCCCTCGCCGCGCGCACGGCGGCGGGGCCATTGCCGAAGGTCTTGCTGACCTTGTCCAGGGTAAGAATGGGTGCGGACATGCCGGTCATCGAAGAACGCCTCCGTGCAGCGAGGGGAAGGAGGCCCAGAGCTTCTTGGTATAGTCGTGCTCCGGTGTCCGGTAGATGGCGTCGGCGGTGCCCTGTTCGACCAGCTTGCCGCCGAGCATGATGCCGATGCGGTCGCAGAACTGCACCATCAGCCCGAGGTCGTGGGTAATGAAGAGCACGGCAAAACCGAGCTTGCGCCGGAGTTCGTTGATCCGCTGCAGGATTTCGCGCTGCACCACCACGTCGAGCGCCGTCGTCGGCTCGTCCATGACGATCAGCCGCGGATCGAGCGCAAGGCAGATGGCGATGACGATGCGCTGGCGCATGCCGCCGGAAAACTGGTGCGGATAATCGCGCATCCGGTCCGGCGAGATATCGACGAGCTTGAGCATCTCGGCGGTGCGATCACGCGCCTGTGCGCGGGTGATGCGCTTGTGCGTCTTCAAGACGTCGTAGAACTGCTGTTCGATGCGCAACACCGGGTTCAGTGAGTTCATTGCGCTCTGGAACACCATCGCCACTTCGCGCCAGCGGAAGTCGGCGAGATCCTTCTGGTCGAGGTCGAGCACGTCGCGGCCGTCGAGCAGGATGGCGCTTTCCTTGCGGATCAGCGCCGGCGGCTTGTGCAGCCGGCTGATGGCAAAGGCGATCGTGCTCTTGCCGCAGCCGGATTCGCCGGCAAGGCCGAAGACCTCACCGGGGGCAACGTCGAAGCTGACATTGTCGACGGCGCGGAAATCGTTGGTCTCGCCAATGTAATCGATGGTCAGGTTCTTGACCGAAAGCAAAGGTGCGGTCACAGGCGGCCCTCCCCGGAGCGGATGAGCGCGGACCAGCGGCCGAGCCGGTTGCCGGTGCGAAGCCGCGGATTGGCGATTTCGTCGACGGCGAAGTTGAGCAGCGACAGGCCGATGCCGAGGAAGGCGAGCGCGAAGCAGGGCGTCAGGATGTCCCACCAGGCGCCGACCGAAAGGGCGGAGGCCTTCTGCGCCGCATAGAGCATCGTGCCCCAGGAAACGACTTTGGGATCGCCGAGGCCCAGGAACTCGAGCGTCGCCTGGGTGATGATCGCGAAGATCACACTGCCGATGAAGTTGATGCCGACGATCGAGATGAGGTTGGGGAAGATTTCGAAGGTCATGATGCGCCAGCGTGGCTCGCCCATCATCTCGGCGGACTTCACATAGTCCTTCTGTTTGACCGACAGCGTCTCTGCGCGGGTGACGCGGGCACCCCAGGCCCAGGACGTGCAGCCGAGAATGAGCGCGATGACCCACGGGCTTGCCTGGCCGATGAAGGCGGCAAGCACGAGCAGCAGCGGCAGGTTCGGCACG
It contains:
- a CDS encoding ABC transporter ATP-binding protein is translated as MSAPILTLDKVSKTFGNGPAAVRAARAISFSLHAGRALAVVGESGSGKTTCARIAMREYEPSEGRLLYKGKPVDAAGSKEIADYRRSVQMIFQDPFASLNPAHTIAYHLKRPLMLHRADIRGAAVDEEIKALLRQVKLDPEIVAPKYPHELSGGQRQRVNIARALAAKPEVIVADEPTSMLDVSVRLGVLNLLSEMKREMNLGLLYITHDIATARYVAEDIAVMYAGQIVEWGNTGKVIDNPAHPYTKLLLSAVPDPDIRFDDPNAQVSSAEADETRRRSAATQETIREVEPDHFVRAA
- a CDS encoding ABC transporter permease, yielding MKTSSFPLIHNRKAMVGALIVAFILAVAIAAPLLTSYDPGARVGRPHQSPSLEHWLGTTRIGQDVFARLIYGARTSLAVGFGAGLLITIVGTALGIIAGYRGGKIDEVISFFTNMVLVVPNLPLLLVLAAFIGQASPWVIALILGCTSWAWGARVTRAETLSVKQKDYVKSAEMMGEPRWRIMTFEIFPNLISIVGINFIGSVIFAIITQATLEFLGLGDPKVVSWGTMLYAAQKASALSVGAWWDILTPCFALAFLGIGLSLLNFAVDEIANPRLRTGNRLGRWSALIRSGEGRL
- a CDS encoding glutamine synthetase beta-grasp domain-containing protein, translating into MTKFKLEYIWLDGYKPTPNLRGKTLIKEFDAFPTLEQLPFWGFDGSSTMQAEGSSSDCVLKPVAVYPDPERKNGVLVLCEVMMPDAKTPHPSNTRATVLDDDGAWFGFEQEYFFYQNGRPLGFPDAGYPAPQGPYYCGVGFSNVGDVARKIVEEHLDICLAAGINHEGINAEVAKGQWEFQVFGKGSRKAADEIWLARYLLQRLTEKYGIDVEYHCKPLGDTDWNGSGMHANFSTAYMREVGGKEYFEELMAAFAEARADHIAVYGPDNHMRLTGKHETASIHQFSYGVADRGASIRVPHSFVNNDYKGYLEDRRPNSKGDPYQIASQILKTISTVPTDVEKREAA
- a CDS encoding PLP-dependent aminotransferase family protein, which gives rise to MTVQELELGSETLLEGVMATIRQRIAGRVLTPGAKLPSIRAFANTMRVSKSTVVEAYERLVAEGVIRSKPGAGFFVAAPLAPLSLAEIGPRLDRAVDPLWVSRQALETGDSVLKPGCGWLPPSWMPETAIRRALKSASKLEASGLTDYGTPLGHRPLRQLLARRLGEHGVEASPDQIILTESGTQAIDLLCRFLIEPGDTVVVDDPCYFNFHALLRAHRAEVVSVPYTPSGPDLEKFAEVLATHRPRLYITNSGLHNPTSATLSPVVAHRLLKLAEQAGLTIVEDDIFADFEHTPAPRLAAFDGLERVVQIGSFSKTLSASIRCGFIAAPRGWIEGLVDLKIATTFGGPSLAAELVFAMLKDGSYRKHMEALRERLARSMNETAARLGEIGITPWIEPQAGMFLWCRLPDGIDAAEVAQKSLQQEIVLAPGNVFSHAGTANGFMRFNVSQCEDARLFKVLPAIMRQCVVGR
- a CDS encoding ABC transporter ATP-binding protein encodes the protein MTAPLLSVKNLTIDYIGETNDFRAVDNVSFDVAPGEVFGLAGESGCGKSTIAFAISRLHKPPALIRKESAILLDGRDVLDLDQKDLADFRWREVAMVFQSAMNSLNPVLRIEQQFYDVLKTHKRITRAQARDRTAEMLKLVDISPDRMRDYPHQFSGGMRQRIVIAICLALDPRLIVMDEPTTALDVVVQREILQRINELRRKLGFAVLFITHDLGLMVQFCDRIGIMLGGKLVEQGTADAIYRTPEHDYTKKLWASFPSLHGGVLR